The genomic interval CGTCCAGAACGCCATCTCCAACGCGTCCAGGGCCAGGTCCGTGCGCAGCGACTTCGACAGCTGCCAGCCCAGCACCCGTCGGGAGAACACGTCGATGATGAACGCGGCGTACACCCATCCGCTGAAAGTGCGGCAGTAGGTGATGTCAGCGACCCACAGCTGGTTCGGAGCCGCCGCGGTGAAGTCTCGCTGGACCAGGTCTTGACGCTCATCCGGGCCGCGGCCTGGGACCGTGGTCCTCGGTCCCTTCGCGCGGCTGATCCCGCGCAGGCCTGCGGCTCGCATGAGCCGCTCCACCGTGCACCTGGCCACCTGCAGGCCCTCCCTCCGCAGTTGCGCGTGGACCTTCCGGGCCCCGTAGACCCCGTAGTTGGCCTCATGCACCCGCCGGATTTCCACGAGCACCTGCTCATCGCGCAGGCTGCGCACTGAAGGAGTGCGCGTCTTGGCCGCGTAGTACGTGCTCGGTGCGATCTGTGTGCCTGCCGCGGACAGCGTGGCGCAGATCGGCTCGACACCGAACTCGTGCTTGTGTTCGTCGATGTAGTCCACGATCAGCGCTGTGGGCGGTCGAGCTCCGCCGCGAAGAAAGCCGACGCCGAGCGCAGGATCGCGTTCGCCCGCCGTAGTTCACGGTTCTCCTTCTCCAGCTCGGCCACCCGGGCGGCTTCGCTGGTCGTGATTCCGGGGCGGTGGCCGTGGTCGATCTCGGCTTGGCGGACCCAGTTGCGCAGCGTCTCGGGATTGATCCCGAGCTGTTCTCCTACGCGGCGGAATGCTCCGGTCCTCGTGGCGGGGTCTTGACGGGCTTCCAGCGTCATCCGCGTGGCGCGTTCGCGGAGCTCGTCGGGGTACTTCCGTGGTGCGGGCATGCTCTGCATCCTTCCGTTGGATCAGAGCCTCCACCAGACCCGGAGCGATTCAGGACGAACGTCGGGTCAGTTCAGCCATTCACCGACTCGGCGACAGTGTGACCTGCCCCGGGTGGATGGACCGAAATGACTTCTTCTCTGCGATCGATCTCGCCGTCTTCCCGTCGACGTGGGCCGAGCCGTTCGGCTTGGTCGCGGCGGAGGCCATGGGCGCTCGTTGCCCGTTCGTCGTCAGCGACTCCGGAGCCCTACCTGAAGTGGTTGGCGCGGACTACCCGTTCGTAGCTCGTGCAGGCGATGCAGAAGACCTTGCCCGGACGCTGACTGCTGGGCTCGACGCCCCCTGGTCCGAGATGCTGACTGCCAGCTACGAGCGTTGGGAGGCGCTGTTCTCCCCCGAAGCAGGCAGAGGGCGCCTCGCGACCCTACTCCAGTCCCTACCCACGTCTACTCGAGGAGTTGTTACTGCATGAGGGCCTCCATCGTCGTCCCCAGCCGAGCCGGCGCAGAACGACTGCCCGTCCTGCTCTCTGCACTGCAGCGCCAGACGGAGTCGGATTTCGAGGTGATCGTCGTCCTCGACGGTGACATCGACGGCTCCGAGGCCCTCGTCCGCGATCACCCGCTACGCGGTCTGCGAACCATCGTGTTCCCCGAGAACCGAGGACGTGTCGCTGCCCTCAACGCCGGCTTCGCAGATGCGACGGGTGAGGTGCTCATCCGCTGTGATGACGACCTCGAGCCCGGCCCTGAGTTCGTCAGCGAACACATCAAGGCCCACGAGGAACTCGAATGTGGAGTGGTGGGCATCTACCGCAATGTGATGGCCGACACTCCCTACGCACGCGCCTACGGGAGGGACGCAGACCGCCGCTTTCGCGAGGCGGCCTATAGGGCCACGCCGGACCAGCGATGGTTGTACTGGGCAGGCAATTGCTCCGTCACGCGAACGATGTGGGACAAGGTCGGTCCCTACGACGTGCGCTTTCGGGCGTACGGCTGGGAGGACGTCGACTACGGTCTGCGCCTCCACGAAGCGGGGTACCCCATCGTCCTCCGACAGTCGCTCGAGACGACGCATCACGCAGCCGCCAGCACGACCGAGGCCCGCGTTCGTCGTGCCTACCGTTCAGGCCAGGCGAAGCGACTCTTCGACAAGATCCACGACGGCATCGCTCCGGCGGGGCTCGCGCCTACGAACGACTCGGTATGGAACGTGACGAAGAATGTGCTGCAACGCGCGCTCGAATACGACCGCGCCCGCCGCGCATCCGGCATCATCGATCGGGCCCTCCCGTTCATTCCACGTATGGCTGCCACGAAGCTGGTCGCCCTCCTCGTCGAGGCCGCAGCAATCGCCGGGTACGCCGATCAGAAGGACGCTGCCAATGACTTCTGACCGGCCCAGGGCCGTCGTCCACTGAAGGGGGCATCCTGTGTGGTCTGACCTGCGTTATCTCATCGGTACGTTCGATCCGCGAAGCCGCAATCAACTCTTCGCCAATGTCTTCGCGCAATTCTTCCTCGCCCTCATGGATCTTCTGGGCGTGGCCGCCATCTATCCCCTCATGCAGGTCGCGATGGGCAAGAACATCGACGAGGGGACTTTGGGAACGCTTCATCGGCTCCTGGGCAGCCAGGACAAGAACCACTTCGCCGTCACACTGGCAGCTCTCATGGCTCTGTCCTTTCTCATCAAGGCCGTTCTCACAGCCGTCCTGCAGTGGTGGGGAGCGGGCGTCGTCACACGCCTGCAGACGGGCACCTCGCGGAAACTGCTCCAGAGCTACATGTCCGAGGGTTACCTGGAGCATCGTCGCCGTAATACCGGCGAGGTCATCCGCACCGTTGGGGCTGCCACTCAAGCAGCGCACCAGAATGTTCTCAGCGGGTTCATCGGAGTTCTGAGTACCCTGATGTCGGTCGTGGCCATCGGGACGCTGCTCATCGTCGTCACCCCCGTCACGGCGCTGTGTGCGGCGCTCTACTTCGCTGTGGCGGTCTTCATCATCCAGCGTGTACTCGGCCCGGCGAACCGTCGCGCTGGCGAGGCCGCGCAGCACTCTGCGTGGCTCAGCAGCAAGACGTTGATGGAGGCCATGCACGGTTTCCGCGAGGCAAATCTTCATGGCGCGAAGAGTTTCTTCGTCGACCGTTACGACCATTACAACGTCGCCAACTCTCAAGCGGCCCGCAAGGCGAACTTCCTGGCCCAGCTCCGAAGAACCTTCTCGAGTTCGTGACGATGATCGGGCTGACGATTCTCATCGTCGCGTCGGTCCTATCGGGCAACGCTGAATCCACCATGCCCATTCTCAGCCTGTTCGCCGCGGCCACAGTCAAGGTTCTGCCGCTGATGGTCTCGCTGACGGCCACCATCGGCAACATTCGATTTGGCCGCGAAGGCCTGCACATCACCGTCGCAGCTCTTCGCGGCATGCCTCGAACGGCGGGCGAGAGCGCATCACGAGGTCGCCGTGCGGGCACGCTCGTGCCTCACCAGAGTCCGTTACCCGTCACTTCCGACCTGGAGATACGCCACGTCTCCTTCAGCTACGAAGACGGCGCAGGCAATGTTTTGAACGACATCAACCTGCAGATTCCACATGGAACGTCCATGGCGCTGTGCGGGCCCAGCGGCTCCGGGAAGACGACATTGGTCGACATCATTCTCGGTCTGATGTCCCCCTCCGAGGGGCGTGTCACGTACGGCGGGGTCCGAACGGACGCGAACGATCGGCGCTGGTTCGATGCCGTCGCGTACGTTCCCCAGGATGTCTATCTGCTCGATGACACCCTGGCGAACAATGTGGCGTTCGGTATTCCTGAAGCGGATCAGGATCCGGCGAGGATCGAGCGATGCCTCGAGCGTGCCGAACTGGGTGACGTCGTGGACTCGTTAAAAGATGGCATCCGCACCGAGATCGGCGAGCGCGGCACACGCTTGTCGGGGGGGCAGCGGCAGCGGCTCGGGATCGCGCGAGCACTGTATCGCGGGCCCCAGGTGATCGTTTTCGACGAAGCAACATCAGCGCTTGACAATGCGACGGAGCACAAGATCACCTCGACGATCAACGGCCTGAGGGGTGAGATCACGACCATCATCGTTGCCCACCGCCTCTCGACCGTCCGTGATGTCGATGCCCTGGCCTATCTGCGTGATGGTCACGTGGAGGCGTACGGAACGTTCTCCGAGGTGGAGGCCCAGTCGCCGTCCTTCGCCAACTTGGTGCGCCTGGGGAGGCTGGACGCCGTGGAGCCGCCGCCGGGGCCCTGGACATGGAGCCGTCATCGACGGGCACCTTCGACCACTCGAAACGTCCCCGGTTTCGGTGCCGTTCGCGGTCGGCGAGACACGGCAAGCCTCGCGCACTCCTGATCACGCACAGCTTTCCCCCGAATGTGGGAGGAGTCGAAGAGGTCGTCTCGTCGCTCGCCGCAGGGTTACGGCACCACCCGACGGTGTCAGCAGACGTGCTCACGCTTGCCCCGGCCGAGGCATCCGACGATGCGCGTTTCGCACCCGCGCGCATCCTGCGCGGCCTGTCTCTTGCCGCCATCCGAGCCTCCACGGCGTATGACGTCTTTGTCTTTCACTCCCCGGTCCTGAAGCTCTCGTGGCTCCCCCTCCTCACAGGAAAGCCACGGATCAATGTCATCCACGGGCGGATGTTCGACGCCGACGACCCCGCGCAAGTCGCCGCGGCTCGATCATCCGCACCTCGGCGGGCTGTCTTCCACCTGACTCGACGCCAAACTTGCCTTTCTGAAGAGCGCTGACCTTCGGATCGCCGTCTCGGCTGCTGTGGCCGATGAGACGGGGCCCGGAGCACGCATCGTCCACAACGGGTGCGACCACTCGACCTTCACCTGCACGGCGCCCATTGAGAACCGCGACCCGCGCCGTATCGTCTTCGTCGGGAGGCTCTCCCGGAGAAGGGTGTGTCGGTCCTCGTCGACGCCATCCGACAACTCGAGTCGACCGGTGAGGACCCACATCTCGACGTGATCGGCGATGGGCCGTGCCGTGAGGAGTTGGAAGCGCGCGTCGCGTCGGCGGGCCTTTCGAGGAAGGTCATGTTTCTCGGCAAGCTGTCCCCCAGCTCGGTCGCCGCGCGCCTCAACGACAGCGCTATCGCGGTCGTTCCCTCGCTCTGGAGCGAGGCGTACGGTCTCGTGGGTGTGGAGGCGCAGGCTTGCGGTTGCGCGGTCGTGGCCTCTGACGTGGGCGGGTTGCCGGAGGCCCTCGGGGAGGCTTGCCTGCTGGTGGAACCTGGATCGGCGAGTGACTTGGCGCGTGCACTGCTAGAACTGACCGACCCTCAGACGCTTCATCGCCTTGCAGCCCGCGGCCAGGCACACGCCCGACAGGCGACGAGGGACGAGATGGTCCGCATCACGCGGAGGCCATGTCCGTCGTCGCCTCGCGCGAGTGCAGCCGCAGACGACGTTTGCGGCGTTTCGTGACCGCCGCTCTACGCGGATGACCCTCTACCTCGCGATCAGCTCAGAGGGTCAAGCAGCCCGGGAGGCTTGACCGCGAGCGAAC from Dermacoccus nishinomiyaensis carries:
- a CDS encoding IS3 family transposase (programmed frameshift) produces the protein MPAPRKYPDELRERATRMTLEARQDPATRTGAFRRVGEQLGINPETLRNWVRQAEIDHGHRPGITTSEAARVAELEKENRELRRANAILRSASGFLRGGARPPTALIVDYIDEHKHEFGVEPICATLSAAGTQIAPSTYYAAKTRTPSVRSLRDEQVLVEIRRVHEANYGVYGARKVHAQLRREGLQVARCTVERLMRAAGLRGISRAKGPRTTVPGRGPDERQDLVQRDFTAAAPNQLWVADITYCRTFSGWVYAAFIIDVFSRRVLGWQLSKSLRTDLALDALEMAFWTRQRAGQDVAGLRHHSDKGVQYVAVRYTQRLAEAGAVASVGSTGDSYDNALAEAFNSLFKAELIRNKGPFKSIEDLEIAVAEYIDWFNHRRVHGEIRLVPPVEFEDVYHHENPVPAPAGTALTSL
- a CDS encoding glycosyltransferase family 4 protein, giving the protein MLRSSWRGLDGLPASSAWRVRGARRGTSVVRACSASFRWIRASTRPGAIQDERRVSSAIHRLGDSVTCPGWMDRNDFFSAIDLAVFPSTWAEPFGLVAAEAMGARCPFVVSDSGALPEVVGADYPFVARAGDAEDLARTLTAGLDAPWSEMLTASYERWEALFSPEAGRGRLATLLQSLPTSTRGVVTA
- a CDS encoding glycosyltransferase family 2 protein → MRASIVVPSRAGAERLPVLLSALQRQTESDFEVIVVLDGDIDGSEALVRDHPLRGLRTIVFPENRGRVAALNAGFADATGEVLIRCDDDLEPGPEFVSEHIKAHEELECGVVGIYRNVMADTPYARAYGRDADRRFREAAYRATPDQRWLYWAGNCSVTRTMWDKVGPYDVRFRAYGWEDVDYGLRLHEAGYPIVLRQSLETTHHAAASTTEARVRRAYRSGQAKRLFDKIHDGIAPAGLAPTNDSVWNVTKNVLQRALEYDRARRASGIIDRALPFIPRMAATKLVALLVEAAAIAGYADQKDAANDF
- a CDS encoding ABC transporter transmembrane domain-containing protein encodes the protein MWSDLRYLIGTFDPRSRNQLFANVFAQFFLALMDLLGVAAIYPLMQVAMGKNIDEGTLGTLHRLLGSQDKNHFAVTLAALMALSFLIKAVLTAVLQWWGAGVVTRLQTGTSRKLLQSYMSEGYLEHRRRNTGEVIRTVGAATQAAHQNVLSGFIGVLSTLMSVVAIGTLLIVVTPVTALCAALYFAVAVFIIQRVLGPANRRAGEAAQHSAWLSSKTLMEAMHGFREANLHGAKSFFVDRYDHYNVANSQAARKANFLAQLRRTFSSS
- a CDS encoding ABC transporter ATP-binding protein — encoded protein: MIGLTILIVASVLSGNAESTMPILSLFAAATVKVLPLMVSLTATIGNIRFGREGLHITVAALRGMPRTAGESASRGRRAGTLVPHQSPLPVTSDLEIRHVSFSYEDGAGNVLNDINLQIPHGTSMALCGPSGSGKTTLVDIILGLMSPSEGRVTYGGVRTDANDRRWFDAVAYVPQDVYLLDDTLANNVAFGIPEADQDPARIERCLERAELGDVVDSLKDGIRTEIGERGTRLSGGQRQRLGIARALYRGPQVIVFDEATSALDNATEHKITSTINGLRGEITTIIVAHRLSTVRDVDALAYLRDGHVEAYGTFSEVEAQSPSFANLVRLGRLDAVEPPPGPWTWSRHRRAPSTTRNVPGFGAVRGRRDTASLAHS